A DNA window from Hydra vulgaris chromosome 13, alternate assembly HydraT2T_AEP contains the following coding sequences:
- the LOC136089479 gene encoding uncharacterized protein LOC136089479 — protein sequence MDITCNSSSSNSEIISSLLISHLISKLNSHTAYSLSISNQKRTCMQWNIEKDLMMMREVAALGVLIQKPGSKERGQLWQLVSDSLNKNGFCVTSRGVRDRLSINIKKHRVQANKEKKLTGEGGEEITEYDILVEELSEISDDTDAQKDEKSKERKNAVDKDRMKALDIRNTAMERFGEKRKQKALDIEDKSPKPSRRSSSDTLTFLREKIKVDKENRPIEREERAEARVLAQQQQNNIQNMFNHMLAQQTEIFKMLLEKRN from the exons ATGGATATTACATGTAATTCATCGAGTTCAAATTCAGAAATTAtatcttctttattaatttcACATTTAATTTCGAAATTAAATTCACATACTGcatattctttatcaatttcAAACCAAAAAAg AACATGTATGCAGTGGAATATTGAAAAAGATCTAATGATGATGAGAGAAGTGGCAGCTTTAGGTGTTTTAATACAAAAGCCTGGAAGTAAAGAACGTGGGCAGCTGTGGCAGCTGGTTTCTGactcattaaacaaaaatggtTTCTGTGTTACAAGCAGAGGAGTACGAGATCGATTATcgattaatataaaaaagcatcGTGTTCAGgcgaacaaagaaaaaaaacttactggTGAAGGCGGAGAAGAAATAACTGAATATGATATTTTGGTTGAAGAATTAAGTGAAATCAGTGATGACACAGATGCTCAGAAAGACGAAAAAtctaaagaaagaaaaaatgcaGTAGATAAAGATCGTatgaaagctttagatataaGAAATACTGCTATGGAGCGTTTTGGGGAAAAAAGGAAGCAAAAAGCCCTTGATATTGAAGACAAGTCTCCAAAACCTTCTCGCAGATCATCAAGTGATACATTGACATTTTTgcgtgaaaaaataaaagtagataaGGAAAATAGGCCCATTGAGCGAGAAGAAAGAGCTGAAGCAAGAGTTCTTGCCcagcaacaacaaaataatattcaaaatatgtttaatcatATGTTAGCTCAACaaacagaaatatttaaaatgttattagaaaaaagaaattag
- the LOC136089824 gene encoding E3 SUMO-protein ligase KIAA1586-like, with protein MNRPFSDLKELILLQVENGLDMGRILQSDHACADIVYHISNEMRTKLVKYILYNDNKVGFMIDESTTMSKKSALSICLRVKIPEINIVNSIYFDLIELTNTEASSIANSFICALHDFGFDNNFLLRNWASFACASNMLGKKAGVAQLLLNQFPNLILWHCSNHRLDLAVNDVVRDILPICHMKSFFDKLYSIYSASPENKKELETVAMALSVKLNSIGRILGTRWVSSSARSVMAVWNNYAALYKHIHKSSLDLRRNGGDRAQYPGLKNKLCDINFILNMGLMVDALIELEHLSKKLQDRQTALPDAHRLITLKYHIFQSMRNNSGEYYSQTQLAVEKFEFKGVKLQIRKVSKINQNEFFSKLSENLDSRMFKTRASHKSLQDKENNSNKEKYDNLIKNLQIFDKPQWFADQDPCFGDNDIRQLAKTLNICEITAVQGFREYISTGDCNKTPNDLQPLRTAINTLIVTTAECERFFSTLNIILSSLRNSLLIKTVSSSFHQ; from the coding sequence ATGAATCGTCCATTTTCTGATTTGAAAGAACTAATATTATTACAGGTAGAAAATGGTTTAGACATGGGACGAATTTTACAATCTGATCACGCATGCGCTGATATTGTTTATCACATTTCAAATGAAATGCGCACTAAGcttgtaaaatatattctttataacGATAATAAAGTAGGGTTTATGATAGACGAATCTACCACGATGAGCAAAAAGTCTGCTCTGTCAATCTGCTTGAGAGTGAAAATTCCAGAAATAAATATTGTCAATAGTATTTATTTTGATCTTATCGAATTAACAAATACAGAAGCCTCGTCTATTGCAAACTCTTTTATATGTGCTTTACACGATTTTGgttttgacaacaattttttgttacGTAATTGGGCGTCTTTTGCATGTGCTTCTAATATGCTTGGCAAAAAGGCAGGCGTGGCCCAGTTACTTTTGAATCAGTTTCCTAATTTGATTTTATGGCATTGTAGCAATCACCGATTAGATTTAGCAGTAAATGATGTTGTGCGCGATATCTTACCAATTTGTCACATGAAAagcttttttgataaattatattcCATTTACAGTGCATCTcctgaaaacaaaaaagaactGGAAACTGTTGCTATGGCTTTAAGTGTAAAACTAAATTCCATTGGACGAATTCTAGGCACTAGATGGGTGTCGTCTAGCGCTCGATCTGTGATGGCTGTTTGGAATAATTATGCAGCATTGTATAAACACATTCATAAATCTTCATTGGATTTAAGGCGTAATGGAGGAGATAGAGCCCAATATCCaggtcttaaaaataaattatgtgaTATCAATTTCATACTCAACATGGGACTAATGGTAGATGCTTTAATAGAACTAGAAcatctttctaaaaaattacaagataGGCAAACTGCTTTACCTGATGCACATCGGCTTATCACCTTAAAATACCATATATTTCAATCAATGAGAAATAATTCAGGTGAATATTATTCGCAAACGCAGCTTGCAGtagaaaagtttgaatttaaaggCGTCAAACTACAGATCCGaaaagtttctaaaattaatcaaaatgaattttttagtaaactaagTGAAAATCTTGATTCTAGAATGTTTAAAACTAGAGCTTCGCATAAATCTTTACAAGACAAagaaaataattcaaacaaagaaaaatacgataatttaataaaaaatttacaaatttttgataagCCACAATGGTTTGCAGACCAAGATCCATGCTTTGGAGATAACGATATTAGACAAttagcaaaaactttaaatatttgtgaaattaCGGCAGTCCAAGGGTTTCGTGAATACATTTCCACTGGTGACTGTAATAAAACCCCTAATGATCTTCAGCCTCTGAGAACTGCTATAAATACCTTGATTGTTACAACAGCTGAATGTGAGcgttttttttctactttgaaTATAATCTTATCTTCCTTGCGAAactctttattaataaaaactgtgTCGAGTTCATTTCATCAGTAG